CTTGCTAACAATCCCATTAAGCCAAAAATATGATCGCCGTGAAGATGGGTGATAAAAATCCGTTGGAGTTGAGAGATTTTTAAATCACTCCGTAGTACTTGGTGTTGTGTTCCTTCTCCACAGTCAAATAACCAGATTTCTGCTCTTTGGGGTAGACGTAGAGCCACACTGGACACGTTGCGCGATCGCGTCGGTACTCCTGAACTTGTTCCTAAAAATGTTATTTCCACACTTACTCTAAGTTTTTTCTTTGTTTTTATATTTTGACATATTCTATACCCGACTAAAATACTCGGGTATGCTTGACGAGAATTTTAACACCATGCTATGATTCGGCAAAGCTTAAATTAAGAGATATAAATTTATGACTAAAACTACAGCAATCCCTAGTCAAAAGCCTACATTTACTAAACTCGTATCTAAAGAAGGGGGAAATGAATACCCACTCAAAGCGATTCATATTTGTGAGGAAACCTTTGCCCCATTGGAAGTAGCCTACGACTACGACGCGATCAAAAATCAGGTGAGTCGAGAAATTATCGAAGCAGGACCTAATTCAATCTGGCGTTATCGAGCATTTTTACCCGTAGAAGGGAAAGACGTGATCGATGTAGGTACGGGAATGACTCCTCTAGTTAAATCAAATCGTTTAGCGCGTCGTCTGGGGCTAAAAAACCTCTATATCAAAAACGACGCAGTAAATATGCCTACCTTGAGCTTTAAAGATCGAGTGGTATCGGTTGCCTTAACCCGCGCTCGGGAATTGGGATTTACTACAGTTTCCTGCGCTAGTACCGGAAATCTCGCCAACTCCACAGCTGCGATCGCCGCTCACGCAGGTTTAGATTGTTGCGTATTTATCCCCGCTGACTTAGAAGCAGGTAAAATCCTCGGTACCCTCATCTACAACCCGGTAGTCATGGCGGTTAAGGGTAACTACGACCAAGTAAACCGTCTCTGCTCAGAAGTAGGCAATACTTATGGCTGGGGCTTCGTCAATATCAACTTACGTCCCTACTACTCCGAAGGTTCCAAAACCCTAGGTTTCGAAGTAGCAGAACAATTAGGTTGGGAACTTCCCGATCAGATCGTCGCTCCCTTAGCTTCGGGCTCCCTCTATACTAAGATCTACAAAGGTTTTCAAGAGTTTGTCAAAGTGGGCTTAGTAGCTGATAAAAAAGTACGCTTCAACGGTGCTCAAGCGGAAGGATGTTCCCCCATCGCCACCGCTTTCAGAGAGGGAAGAGACTTTATCACTCCAGTTAAACCCAACACCATCGCTAAATCGATCGCGATTGGTAATCCTGCTGACGGTATTTACGCTCTTGATGTGGCAAGAAAAACGGGCGGTCAGATTGAATCGGTGAATGACACAGAAATAATAGCAGGTATTAAGCTTCTAGCGGAAACCGAAGGTATCTTTACTGAAACCGCAGGAGGAACGACGATCGCTGTACTGCAAAAACTAGTAGAAGCTGGTAAAATCGACCCAGAGGAAAAAACCGTAGTCTATATCACCGGTAATGGCTTAAAGACTCAAGAAGCGGTGCAAGAATACATTGGTGAACCCTTCACCATTGACGCGCGTTTAGACAGTTTCGAACGAGCTTTAGAACGTGCTCGCACCCTAGAGCGTTTAGAATGGCAACAAGTTTTAGTTTAATTAAATTGTGTAACCTATGACAGTAAAAGTACTTATCCCTACACCCCTGCAAAAATTTACCGACAACCAAGCAGTAATCGAGTGTTCCGCTGAAGATCTCGGGGGGTTAATCGACGCTTTAGAAAGCAATTGTCCCGGGATTAAAACCCGTCTCTGTGATGAAAATGGCGAACCCCGACGCTTTCTTAATTTCTACGTCAATAGCGAAGATATTCGCTTTCTCCAAGGAACCAAAACCCCACTTTCAGAGGGGGATGAGGTAAGTATCGTTCCTGCGGTAGCGG
Above is a window of Gloeocapsa sp. PCC 73106 DNA encoding:
- the thrC gene encoding threonine synthase; the encoded protein is MTKTTAIPSQKPTFTKLVSKEGGNEYPLKAIHICEETFAPLEVAYDYDAIKNQVSREIIEAGPNSIWRYRAFLPVEGKDVIDVGTGMTPLVKSNRLARRLGLKNLYIKNDAVNMPTLSFKDRVVSVALTRARELGFTTVSCASTGNLANSTAAIAAHAGLDCCVFIPADLEAGKILGTLIYNPVVMAVKGNYDQVNRLCSEVGNTYGWGFVNINLRPYYSEGSKTLGFEVAEQLGWELPDQIVAPLASGSLYTKIYKGFQEFVKVGLVADKKVRFNGAQAEGCSPIATAFREGRDFITPVKPNTIAKSIAIGNPADGIYALDVARKTGGQIESVNDTEIIAGIKLLAETEGIFTETAGGTTIAVLQKLVEAGKIDPEEKTVVYITGNGLKTQEAVQEYIGEPFTIDARLDSFERALERARTLERLEWQQVLV
- a CDS encoding MoaD/ThiS family protein encodes the protein MTVKVLIPTPLQKFTDNQAVIECSAEDLGGLIDALESNCPGIKTRLCDENGEPRRFLNFYVNSEDIRFLQGTKTPLSEGDEVSIVPAVAGG